A genomic window from Aestuariirhabdus litorea includes:
- a CDS encoding tripartite tricarboxylate transporter permease, whose translation MDVLSHLATGFAVALTPLNLMLVILGCFSGTLIGSLPGIGPINGVAILLPLAYAIGLPPESALILLAGVYYGAEYGGRISSILLNVPGDAGAIMTTLDGYPMAKRGEGGRALALSAVASFAGSIAALLLMVALAPLLSQLAIRFGPSEYVLLMVFAFTCLATMVGSRPAKTLIGTLIGLLLATVGVDSGTGVLRFTLGIPNFFDGVDFLVVVIGVFAISEVLVLLEQWAKNDLALTPVGKSFVSLADLIKVRWVILRSSIIGFLIGVLPGTGASIASAVAYGTEKRFAEGHDDQFGKGDIRGLAAPEAANNASAAGAMVPMLTLGIPGSGTTAILLGALLMFNITPGPMLFEQRPEIAWGLIASMFVGNLALLVMNLPLIGLFVRLLSIRQAYLVPVIVMLTFVGIYSIHGDSFDLYFMVLLGLFGFILRKLHFSLAPVILGLVLGEVLEENLRRALSISGGDWSILLNGPITYSLALASVAALVIPYVARRRKQGLKRLLPEVDE comes from the coding sequence ATGGATGTGCTATCCCATTTGGCGACCGGTTTTGCGGTTGCCCTGACCCCCCTCAACCTGATGCTGGTGATTCTGGGCTGCTTTTCGGGCACCCTGATCGGCTCGCTCCCCGGCATTGGCCCCATCAACGGCGTGGCTATCCTGCTGCCACTGGCCTACGCCATTGGCCTGCCGCCGGAGTCAGCACTGATTCTTCTGGCCGGGGTTTACTACGGCGCCGAGTACGGCGGCCGTATCTCCAGCATCCTGCTGAACGTACCCGGTGATGCCGGCGCCATCATGACCACCCTCGATGGCTACCCCATGGCCAAACGGGGCGAAGGCGGTCGCGCCCTGGCGCTGTCGGCGGTCGCCTCCTTTGCCGGCAGTATCGCGGCCCTGCTGCTGATGGTGGCACTGGCGCCCCTGCTCAGCCAGCTGGCTATCCGCTTCGGCCCCTCCGAGTACGTGTTGCTGATGGTGTTTGCCTTCACCTGCCTGGCCACCATGGTCGGTAGCCGTCCGGCCAAGACCCTGATCGGTACGCTGATCGGACTGCTGCTGGCCACCGTTGGCGTTGACTCCGGCACCGGGGTGCTGCGTTTCACCCTGGGGATCCCCAACTTCTTTGACGGCGTCGATTTCCTGGTGGTGGTGATCGGGGTGTTCGCCATCAGCGAAGTGCTGGTCCTGCTGGAGCAGTGGGCTAAAAACGACCTGGCCCTGACGCCGGTTGGTAAAAGCTTTGTCTCCCTCGCCGACCTGATCAAGGTGCGCTGGGTGATCCTGCGCTCTTCCATCATCGGGTTCCTGATCGGCGTACTGCCCGGAACCGGTGCCTCCATCGCCAGCGCGGTGGCCTATGGTACCGAGAAGCGCTTTGCCGAAGGCCACGACGATCAGTTCGGCAAGGGGGATATCCGCGGCCTGGCGGCGCCGGAAGCGGCCAACAACGCCTCTGCCGCCGGTGCCATGGTTCCCATGCTGACCCTCGGCATTCCCGGTAGCGGCACCACCGCGATCCTGCTGGGGGCCCTGCTGATGTTCAACATCACCCCGGGCCCTATGCTGTTCGAGCAGCGGCCGGAGATCGCCTGGGGCCTGATCGCCTCCATGTTTGTGGGTAACCTCGCCCTGTTGGTGATGAACCTGCCATTGATCGGCCTCTTTGTACGCCTGCTCTCTATCCGCCAGGCTTACCTGGTGCCGGTGATTGTGATGCTGACCTTCGTGGGTATCTACTCGATCCACGGTGACAGTTTCGATCTCTACTTCATGGTGCTGCTGGGACTGTTCGGCTTTATTTTGCGCAAGCTGCACTTCTCCCTGGCTCCCGTCATCCTCGGCCTGGTGCTGGGTGAGGTACTGGAGGAGAACCTGCGACGCGCACTCTCCATCAGTGGCGGCGACTGGAGCATTTTGCTCAACGGCCCCATCACCTACTCGCTGGCCCTGGCCTCGGTTGCCGCCCTGGTGATCCCTTACGTTGCCCGGCGGCGCAAGCAGGGACTGAAGCGCCTGCTACCCGAGGTGGATGAGTAA
- a CDS encoding tripartite tricarboxylate transporter TctB family protein produces the protein MRIAVYDRIFAGTGLLLSGLVVWAALAIEVPFQYEPLGPKAFPIILATLLAISCLWLLIKPDADSWKPSGSLLLKLGSALVAMYLYARLYEPAGFIIATTLVGGYFCWAFGQKPLKAGAYALVMSVLSYFLLTSALQLNVPLGTLFGG, from the coding sequence GTGAGAATAGCCGTGTACGACCGCATCTTCGCGGGTACAGGCCTGCTGCTGTCCGGACTGGTTGTCTGGGCAGCACTGGCCATCGAGGTACCCTTCCAATACGAGCCCCTGGGCCCCAAAGCCTTTCCCATCATCCTTGCTACACTGCTGGCCATTAGCTGCCTGTGGCTGCTGATCAAGCCCGATGCGGATAGCTGGAAGCCCTCCGGTTCTCTGTTACTGAAGCTGGGCAGTGCCCTGGTGGCCATGTACCTGTACGCACGCCTCTATGAACCGGCAGGGTTTATCATCGCCACCACTCTGGTCGGCGGCTATTTTTGCTGGGCGTTCGGGCAAAAGCCCCTCAAAGCCGGCGCCTACGCCCTGGTAATGAGCGTTCTCAGCTACTTTCTGCTCACCTCGGCGCTACAGCTCAATGTGCCTCTTGGAACCCTGTTTGGAGGCTGA
- a CDS encoding Bug family tripartite tricarboxylate transporter substrate binding protein, with protein MTFKSRALALALGLCSSLSALAYEPSKPGCIAPAKPGGGFDLTCRIVSNGFADAGLLPTPMAVTFMPGGVGAVAYNHINANRRGDNDTLVAFSSGSLLNIAQGKFGQALDENSVRWVGAAGVDYGAIIVKADAPWNNLADLVKAVQADPTKFVLGAGGGVGSQDWMKAAILMKSSGVDPKKMRYVAYEGGGEAIAALLGGHIQIYPGDVGEMVGQLEAGKLKMLGVMAPERLDGEFSAIPTAKEQGFDAEWAILRGFYMGPEVSDEAYQYWAGQFAKAYQSDQFLQVVADKGLLPFKMQGEEFDALVKQRVGYMRELAREAGLIK; from the coding sequence ATGACCTTCAAATCACGAGCACTGGCTCTGGCCCTGGGTCTGTGCAGCTCACTCAGCGCACTGGCCTATGAACCCAGCAAACCCGGCTGTATCGCCCCCGCCAAACCCGGCGGTGGTTTTGACCTGACCTGCCGAATCGTATCCAACGGATTTGCCGATGCCGGCCTGCTGCCCACCCCGATGGCCGTGACCTTCATGCCCGGAGGCGTGGGAGCCGTCGCCTACAATCACATCAACGCCAACCGCCGGGGCGACAACGATACCCTGGTGGCCTTCAGCTCAGGCTCCCTGCTGAACATCGCCCAGGGCAAGTTCGGCCAGGCGTTGGATGAAAACAGCGTACGCTGGGTCGGGGCCGCCGGGGTCGATTACGGTGCCATTATTGTCAAGGCCGACGCACCCTGGAACAACCTGGCGGACCTGGTCAAGGCGGTACAAGCCGATCCCACCAAGTTCGTTCTGGGTGCCGGCGGTGGCGTGGGAAGCCAGGATTGGATGAAGGCCGCTATCCTGATGAAATCCTCCGGTGTGGACCCCAAGAAGATGCGCTATGTCGCTTACGAAGGGGGCGGTGAAGCGATCGCCGCACTGCTGGGCGGTCACATCCAGATCTACCCCGGTGACGTGGGTGAGATGGTGGGCCAGCTCGAGGCGGGTAAGCTGAAAATGTTGGGTGTGATGGCACCTGAGCGCCTGGATGGCGAGTTCAGCGCAATCCCCACCGCCAAGGAGCAGGGTTTTGACGCCGAGTGGGCGATTCTGCGCGGTTTTTACATGGGACCGGAGGTGAGCGACGAAGCCTACCAGTACTGGGCCGGCCAGTTCGCCAAAGCCTACCAGAGCGACCAGTTCCTCCAGGTCGTGGCTGACAAGGGGCTGCTGCCGTTCAAAATGCAGGGTGAAGAGTTCGACGCCCTGGTCAAGCAGCGTGTGGGATACATGCGTGAGCTCGCCAGGGAAGCTGGACTGATTAAGTGA
- a CDS encoding response regulator transcription factor — protein MRILLVEDNEPLAEATQEYFRDQGHPLDWCGSAESAEGLLAHQGFDLLILDINLPGKSGFQLLQQLRSRGDSVPVLVLTARAEVDDRVSALDLGADDYLVKPFDFRELIARCRALLRRQQGVSSSELVCGNLVYNSATSSLRIGSEAVELRLRESQLLELFLGSLDRILTKEHIANQLYRFDEAYTPNAVEQTLTRLRKKLQGSVLHIKTVRGLGYLAHVDD, from the coding sequence ATGCGTATATTGCTGGTTGAGGATAACGAACCCCTGGCCGAGGCTACCCAGGAGTATTTCCGGGATCAGGGGCACCCGCTGGACTGGTGTGGCTCCGCCGAGTCGGCGGAGGGGCTGCTGGCGCACCAGGGGTTTGACCTGTTGATTCTCGATATCAACCTGCCGGGCAAGAGCGGATTCCAGCTGTTGCAGCAGCTTCGCAGCCGAGGCGACTCGGTTCCGGTATTGGTGTTGACGGCGCGGGCCGAGGTGGATGACCGGGTCAGCGCCCTGGATCTGGGAGCCGACGATTACCTGGTCAAGCCCTTCGATTTTCGCGAACTGATCGCCCGCTGCCGGGCGCTGCTGCGGCGCCAGCAGGGGGTAAGCAGCAGTGAGTTGGTGTGCGGCAACCTGGTCTATAACAGTGCTACCAGCAGTCTGCGCATCGGAAGCGAAGCGGTTGAGCTTCGGCTACGGGAGAGCCAGCTGCTGGAGCTTTTCCTGGGCAGCCTGGACCGGATCCTGACCAAGGAGCACATCGCCAACCAGCTCTATCGTTTTGACGAGGCCTATACCCCCAATGCGGTTGAGCAGACCCTGACCCGGTTGCGAAAAAAACTGCAGGGCTCGGTCCTGCACATTAAAACGGTTCGAGGGTTGGGCTACCTGGCGCATGTTGATGACTGA
- a CDS encoding sensor histidine kinase: MTELNRYSLRWRLLAGTAGLLGGMLVVLCIAVWQYANRAADLSYDRLLTGAALAILERVRNHEGRVELDLPYAALEILELAPQDKVYYRLSGPDGSVLTGYEQLPGPDHYTPSATPHFYNTRFLGEPLRVLVVSKPMAGFGLDGWVQLYLAHGRQARTELSKEILIGEVVVLALVVLIALCCLGYGISRTLRPLRHLSRELARRSPSELSPISGTGIREVEPLVEAIELYRSRLQLSLANMQGFIADASHQIRTALSAMQAELDIAEYKQEEADQLRARMKTLRHQHRRLSRLTNQLLAHALVTHRRDALEHATFNLNELLQEVLTEVVRDYAHTAVEFSYSASADNSFLQGDSISLKEAVRNLLDNALKYGPPDNSISLSLDHEGGDLRVLVEDRGPGIAPEDRARALERFGRLGTANAMGSGLGLSIVKTVVEAHGGRIALLAAEPVGLRVELRFPQRRSG, from the coding sequence ATGACTGAGCTTAACCGCTACTCCCTGCGCTGGCGCTTGTTGGCCGGCACCGCGGGACTTCTGGGGGGCATGCTGGTGGTGCTCTGTATCGCGGTATGGCAGTACGCCAACCGTGCCGCCGACCTCTCCTATGACCGCCTCCTGACCGGAGCGGCGCTGGCGATCCTCGAGCGGGTGCGCAACCACGAAGGGCGGGTGGAGCTCGACCTTCCCTACGCCGCGCTGGAAATTCTGGAGCTGGCCCCGCAAGATAAGGTCTATTACCGCCTGTCTGGCCCCGACGGCTCGGTGCTCACCGGCTACGAGCAGCTACCCGGTCCGGATCACTACACCCCCTCCGCGACCCCCCATTTTTACAACACCCGGTTTCTGGGTGAACCCCTGCGTGTTTTGGTGGTGAGTAAGCCCATGGCGGGCTTTGGCCTCGATGGCTGGGTGCAGCTTTACCTGGCCCACGGACGCCAGGCGCGCACTGAGCTGAGTAAGGAGATTCTCATCGGGGAGGTGGTCGTCCTGGCGCTGGTGGTGCTGATCGCGTTGTGCTGTCTGGGTTATGGCATTAGCCGTACCCTGCGCCCCCTGCGCCATCTCTCCCGCGAGCTTGCACGCCGCTCCCCCTCGGAACTGTCCCCGATCTCGGGAACCGGGATTCGAGAGGTGGAGCCGCTGGTGGAGGCGATTGAGCTCTACCGCTCGCGCCTGCAGCTGAGCCTGGCCAATATGCAGGGGTTTATCGCTGACGCCTCCCACCAGATACGAACCGCCCTCAGCGCCATGCAGGCCGAACTCGATATCGCCGAGTACAAGCAGGAGGAGGCGGACCAGCTCCGGGCCCGCATGAAGACCCTGCGTCACCAGCACCGCCGTCTCAGTCGCCTGACCAACCAGCTGCTGGCCCACGCCCTGGTGACCCACCGCCGTGACGCCCTGGAGCACGCCACGTTCAACCTCAATGAGCTGTTACAGGAGGTGTTGACCGAAGTGGTGCGGGACTACGCCCACACCGCGGTGGAGTTCAGCTACAGTGCCAGCGCCGATAACAGCTTTCTGCAGGGCGACAGTATCAGCCTCAAGGAGGCGGTCAGGAATCTGCTGGATAACGCGCTGAAATATGGCCCCCCCGACAACAGCATCAGTCTCTCCCTGGATCATGAGGGGGGGGACCTCCGGGTTCTGGTGGAGGATCGTGGGCCCGGTATAGCCCCAGAGGACCGCGCGCGGGCGCTGGAGCGTTTTGGCCGCCTGGGGACGGCTAACGCCATGGGCTCGGGGCTGGGGTTGTCGATCGTGAAAACGGTGGTCGAGGCCCATGGCGGTCGCATTGCCCTGCTTGCTGCTGAGCCGGTGGGGCTGCGGGTGGAGTTGAGGTTTCCCCAGAGGAGAAGCGGATGA
- a CDS encoding ABC transporter substrate-binding protein translates to MIRWWAWVALLGAPWVAAAVSDRTTVPTDPVEAFSDPVMSQRLVIFSATDIEAIAPVIAAFEARHPGIKVEYHDYQTNQLDRDLRSGKLKGDVVISSAMDLQTRLVNDGYAQALDIPEAQVMPSWSHWRQEIFGFSFEPVVVAYNRRAFAGRRLPTTHEALANDLRVNQAQYQGRVGTYDIRLSGAGYLFATQDAVVSSISARLQEGLGRASAKLYCCTNDMLDEVADGEIDLAYNLLGSYALARSRADHRLGVLLPEDYTLVITRTAWVPLSAPNPELATEFIRFLLSLAGQQQIADNSELIPLHPDIQGRLAVRNLKGQQELRFQPIGVGAALLVYQDRMKRERFLREWQDAYQPGAAR, encoded by the coding sequence ATGATTCGGTGGTGGGCATGGGTGGCGCTATTGGGCGCCCCCTGGGTAGCAGCAGCGGTCAGCGATCGCACTACGGTTCCCACCGACCCGGTGGAGGCCTTTTCCGATCCGGTGATGAGCCAGCGCCTGGTGATCTTCAGTGCCACCGATATTGAGGCCATCGCACCGGTGATTGCAGCCTTCGAGGCGCGTCACCCCGGCATCAAGGTGGAATACCACGATTACCAGACCAACCAGCTCGACCGCGACCTGCGCAGTGGAAAATTGAAGGGGGATGTGGTGATCAGCTCGGCCATGGACCTGCAAACCCGGCTGGTCAATGATGGGTATGCCCAGGCTCTGGATATCCCCGAGGCCCAGGTGATGCCCTCCTGGTCTCACTGGCGGCAGGAGATCTTCGGCTTCTCCTTCGAACCGGTGGTGGTGGCCTACAACAGGCGAGCGTTTGCCGGGCGCAGGCTCCCCACCACCCACGAAGCCCTCGCCAATGACCTGCGGGTTAACCAGGCGCAGTACCAGGGGCGGGTAGGGACCTACGATATCCGCCTGTCGGGAGCGGGCTACCTGTTTGCCACCCAGGATGCCGTTGTCTCGAGTATCTCGGCTCGCTTGCAGGAGGGGCTGGGTCGGGCGAGCGCCAAGCTCTATTGTTGCACGAACGACATGCTGGATGAGGTCGCCGATGGCGAGATTGACCTGGCCTATAACCTCTTGGGCTCCTACGCGCTGGCGCGGTCACGAGCAGATCATCGGCTCGGAGTACTCCTGCCGGAGGACTACACCCTGGTGATTACCCGCACCGCCTGGGTACCCCTGTCTGCTCCCAACCCCGAGCTTGCCACCGAATTTATCCGCTTTCTGCTTTCACTCGCGGGGCAGCAACAGATTGCTGATAACAGTGAACTGATCCCGTTGCACCCTGACATACAGGGGCGACTGGCCGTCCGCAACCTCAAGGGACAGCAGGAGCTGCGTTTTCAGCCGATCGGTGTCGGGGCCGCGTTGCTGGTCTACCAGGATCGCATGAAGCGAGAGCGCTTTCTCCGGGAGTGGCAGGATGCCTACCAGCCCGGCGCTGCTCGATAA
- the lpxL gene encoding LpxL/LpxP family Kdo(2)-lipid IV(A) lauroyl/palmitoleoyl acyltransferase: MAFETPRFHWHFLSPRFWPLWLGLGISWLVVQLPYRVLLVIGRKLGRLMLRYGHRRARIARKNIELCFPGLSAAEREDLLIRNFESMGIGALEVGMSWWWPKRRLYRLFEVEGGEHLKAIKEQGALMLCLHFSTLEVGAAFLCYFAGIDGMYRKHRNPLFDWVQQRGRIRHSPQGETIEREDVRTMIRRLRQKRRIWYAPDQDYGPKQSLFVPFFGVTAATVTATSRFARLGNARVLPCFQTRLPDGKGYRLRILPPLENFPGEDEAADARRINELIEAEVRKQPEQYMWLHRRFKTRPPGEPSFY, translated from the coding sequence ATGGCGTTTGAAACTCCCCGTTTTCACTGGCATTTTTTATCCCCCCGCTTCTGGCCTCTTTGGCTGGGCCTCGGGATAAGCTGGCTGGTGGTACAGCTTCCCTATCGGGTGCTGCTCGTCATCGGCCGCAAGTTGGGGCGACTGATGCTGCGCTATGGGCACAGGCGAGCCCGGATCGCCCGCAAAAATATTGAACTCTGTTTTCCCGGGCTTTCCGCGGCCGAACGTGAGGATCTGTTAATTCGAAATTTCGAGTCGATGGGAATTGGAGCCCTAGAGGTCGGCATGAGCTGGTGGTGGCCAAAGCGTCGACTTTATCGGCTCTTTGAGGTGGAGGGTGGGGAACACCTGAAAGCGATTAAGGAGCAGGGAGCCTTAATGCTTTGCCTGCATTTCTCGACGCTGGAGGTGGGAGCCGCCTTTCTTTGCTATTTTGCCGGCATTGATGGCATGTACCGCAAGCACCGTAACCCGCTGTTTGACTGGGTGCAGCAACGAGGGCGCATTCGCCACAGTCCCCAGGGTGAGACCATCGAGCGGGAAGATGTGCGCACCATGATCCGCCGGTTGCGGCAGAAACGTCGTATCTGGTATGCCCCGGATCAGGACTATGGCCCCAAACAGAGCCTGTTCGTGCCATTTTTTGGCGTTACCGCCGCCACAGTGACCGCCACTTCACGCTTTGCCCGGCTCGGTAATGCACGGGTATTACCCTGTTTCCAGACCCGGCTGCCCGATGGCAAGGGGTATCGCCTGCGCATTCTCCCGCCGCTGGAAAATTTCCCCGGAGAGGATGAAGCGGCTGATGCTCGGCGCATCAATGAGCTGATCGAGGCGGAGGTGCGTAAGCAGCCGGAGCAGTACATGTGGTTGCACCGTCGTTTCAAGACACGCCCACCCGGGGAGCCCTCGTTCTATTAG
- the rapA gene encoding RNA polymerase-associated protein RapA encodes MIDFVPGQRWISEAENDLGLGTILTLDHRLITVLYPASGETRAYARHNHPLHRIEFTIGDRVKSHEGWSLQVTEVTQKEGLITYQGVDENGQPQTLPESCLDNFIQFNKPRERLLAGQVDQLNQFALRYRTLSHYNRTLRSPLLGLCGARTSLIPHQLHIAREVATRHAPRVLLADEVGLGKTIEAGMILYHQLLTGEAKRVLILLPETLQHQWLVEMLRRFNLHFSLFDRARCEELSEENPFESEQLVICSIQLAAEPGPLQQQLVEAGWDLLVVDEAHHLQWQAESPSDEYLLVERLAQETPAVLLLTATPEQLGKESHFARLRLLDPDRYPSLEQFLEEEAQYQPVAEAVQQLLSEQPLPDETLNTLGALLNDADNAACLQAANNTQSSTERAQAREQLIRQLLDRHGTSRVLFRNTRAAIKGFPGRVVQDYPLPLPELYTLATQEHPSLASQLYPERAYQQQVSGLEGDPWWRFDPRVEWLMVLLRHLKQKVLVICSRAETALELDEALRVRSGLPSAVFHEGMSIMERDRAAAYFAEEEFGAQVLICSEIGSEGRNFQFAHHLVLFDLPDNPDLLEQRIGRLDRIGQSETIRLHVPLFSGSAQQSLYRWYHEGLNAFIDTCPTGSALFSRYGQSLIALLSEGVASDDERLAALVEESKTSRETLQQEMQQGRDRLLELNSRGMEPTEPLIDSIQQSAEVDALKRYLNLMLDCYGLESEEHSRNAIIVRPSDQSLLHDFPGLPRDGATMTWNREQALAREDMQFVSWEHPMVLEGMEMILGSELGNSAVGLIKNRGITPGTMLVEAVYVITSPGGERNQLKRYLPPTAIRTLIDPKGNDLADKVAFDTLDSQLQPLKRATARQLISAQRQPLIDALGAADKAAHRQVDQVIEGACQQFRKEISSELQRLLALKAVNPNIRDSELAHLTSLARDGEAKLRQAQLQLDAIRVIVAA; translated from the coding sequence ATGATCGATTTCGTTCCCGGGCAGCGGTGGATCAGCGAGGCAGAGAATGACCTTGGACTGGGCACTATCCTCACCCTGGATCATCGACTGATCACCGTGCTCTATCCGGCCAGTGGCGAAACCCGCGCCTACGCACGACATAACCACCCCCTGCACCGCATCGAATTCACCATTGGCGACCGGGTCAAAAGCCATGAGGGTTGGAGTCTTCAGGTCACCGAGGTGACCCAGAAAGAAGGCCTGATTACCTACCAGGGGGTCGACGAGAATGGGCAGCCGCAGACGCTGCCCGAGTCCTGCCTCGATAACTTCATTCAATTCAATAAGCCCCGCGAGCGCCTACTTGCCGGGCAGGTAGACCAGCTCAACCAGTTTGCACTGCGCTACCGCACCCTTTCCCACTACAACCGCACGCTGCGTTCCCCGCTCCTGGGGCTGTGCGGCGCTCGCACCAGCCTCATTCCGCACCAGCTTCACATCGCCCGCGAGGTGGCTACCCGTCATGCCCCCCGCGTTCTGTTGGCCGATGAGGTAGGGCTCGGAAAAACCATTGAAGCGGGCATGATCCTCTATCACCAGCTACTGACCGGTGAGGCAAAACGCGTCCTTATCCTGCTGCCGGAAACCCTCCAGCACCAGTGGCTGGTCGAGATGCTGCGCCGCTTCAATCTCCACTTCAGCCTGTTTGATCGCGCCCGCTGTGAAGAGCTCAGCGAGGAGAACCCCTTCGAAAGTGAGCAGCTGGTGATCTGCTCTATCCAGCTGGCGGCCGAGCCGGGCCCGCTGCAACAACAATTAGTGGAAGCGGGCTGGGATCTGCTGGTGGTCGATGAGGCCCACCACCTTCAGTGGCAGGCGGAGAGCCCCAGCGACGAGTACCTACTGGTCGAGCGGCTGGCGCAGGAGACCCCTGCGGTGCTACTGCTGACCGCCACCCCGGAACAGCTCGGCAAGGAGAGCCATTTTGCCCGCCTGCGGCTACTCGATCCCGACCGCTATCCCAGCCTCGAGCAGTTCCTCGAGGAGGAGGCGCAATACCAACCGGTTGCGGAGGCCGTGCAGCAGCTACTGAGTGAGCAGCCACTACCCGATGAAACCCTGAATACCCTGGGGGCCCTGCTCAACGATGCGGACAACGCCGCCTGTTTGCAGGCCGCCAACAACACACAATCGAGCACTGAGCGGGCGCAGGCCAGGGAGCAGCTGATTCGCCAGTTGCTTGACCGCCATGGCACCAGCCGGGTGCTGTTTCGCAATACCCGGGCGGCGATCAAGGGCTTTCCCGGCCGGGTGGTGCAGGACTACCCGCTCCCCCTGCCGGAGCTGTACACCCTTGCCACCCAGGAGCACCCTTCGCTCGCCAGCCAGCTCTATCCCGAGCGGGCCTACCAGCAGCAGGTCTCCGGCCTTGAGGGCGACCCCTGGTGGCGCTTCGACCCCCGCGTCGAGTGGCTTATGGTTCTGCTCAGGCACCTCAAACAGAAGGTCCTGGTGATCTGCTCCCGGGCAGAGACGGCACTGGAGCTGGACGAGGCCCTGCGCGTGCGTTCGGGTCTTCCCTCCGCCGTTTTCCACGAAGGGATGAGCATCATGGAACGTGACCGGGCGGCCGCCTACTTTGCAGAAGAGGAGTTCGGTGCCCAGGTACTGATCTGCTCGGAAATTGGTAGCGAGGGGCGTAACTTCCAGTTTGCCCACCACCTGGTGCTGTTCGACCTGCCCGACAATCCGGACCTGCTGGAACAGCGCATTGGCCGCCTCGATCGTATTGGCCAGAGCGAGACCATTCGCCTGCACGTCCCGCTGTTTAGCGGTTCCGCCCAGCAAAGCCTCTATCGCTGGTATCACGAGGGACTTAATGCCTTTATCGATACCTGCCCCACCGGCAGCGCCCTGTTCAGCCGTTACGGCCAGTCGCTGATAGCACTGTTGAGCGAGGGCGTTGCCTCGGATGACGAACGCCTGGCGGCACTGGTCGAAGAGAGCAAAACCTCACGGGAAACCCTGCAGCAGGAGATGCAGCAGGGACGCGACCGATTGCTTGAACTCAACTCCCGCGGCATGGAACCCACCGAGCCTCTGATCGACAGCATCCAGCAATCGGCCGAGGTGGACGCGCTCAAACGCTACCTCAACCTGATGCTCGATTGCTACGGGCTGGAAAGCGAAGAACACTCACGCAACGCCATCATTGTCCGCCCCTCCGACCAGTCCCTGCTGCACGACTTCCCCGGCTTGCCGCGTGATGGCGCTACCATGACCTGGAACAGGGAGCAGGCGCTGGCGCGCGAGGACATGCAGTTCGTCAGCTGGGAGCATCCGATGGTTCTGGAGGGGATGGAGATGATCCTCGGCAGCGAGCTGGGTAACAGCGCCGTAGGGTTGATCAAAAATCGTGGAATCACCCCCGGCACCATGCTGGTTGAGGCGGTTTACGTCATCACCAGCCCCGGTGGCGAACGCAATCAGCTCAAGCGTTATCTGCCCCCCACTGCGATTCGGACCCTGATCGACCCCAAGGGCAATGATCTGGCCGACAAGGTCGCCTTCGATACCCTCGACAGCCAGCTGCAACCCCTCAAGCGGGCGACCGCCCGCCAACTGATCAGTGCCCAGCGCCAGCCGTTGATTGATGCACTGGGGGCCGCGGACAAGGCCGCTCACCGTCAGGTAGACCAGGTAATCGAGGGTGCCTGCCAGCAGTTTCGTAAAGAGATCAGCAGCGAGCTCCAGCGCCTGTTGGCACTGAAGGCGGTCAACCCCAACATCCGTGACTCGGAGCTGGCCCACCTGACGTCACTGGCACGCGATGGTGAAGCCAAACTGCGCCAGGCCCAGCTGCAGCTGGACGCCATCCGGGTCATTGTCGCCGCCTAG
- a CDS encoding YebG family protein has product MAVIPMWQCDRDGSMFADKKSAEEHDKMLELAANITSLLERQFTQIDDTLAEEIGLLLARHKEILAQALKGKPELILEISDNPEP; this is encoded by the coding sequence ATGGCAGTAATCCCCATGTGGCAATGTGATAGGGACGGGAGCATGTTCGCCGATAAAAAATCCGCTGAAGAGCACGACAAAATGCTGGAGCTGGCAGCGAACATTACCTCGCTTCTGGAGCGCCAGTTTACCCAGATTGACGACACCCTGGCCGAAGAGATCGGTCTGCTGCTGGCCCGTCACAAAGAGATCCTGGCGCAGGCCTTAAAAGGAAAACCTGAGCTGATCCTGGAGATCAGCGATAACCCGGAACCCTAG